From a single Larimichthys crocea isolate SSNF chromosome XIII, L_crocea_2.0, whole genome shotgun sequence genomic region:
- the eloa gene encoding elongin-A — translation MAEELLEAVDRLRARLLETPEPRKLLKTFKRLGELPMTVDILVETGVGKTVNSFRKHEVAGDVAKSLVAKWKKLVPQSADRPTNSHIKEAPRSHTHSRGPEAGGGGSGGEGGHRRTREPSPEDEPPYMEEEEEEEEEERGYHTNYSPSPPHQHEQYSPPQREGYQSDEYESPEPEPEPEPEPSPPPPRKEVRYTKPNKEPNKNHHHSSHGDKNRDRDEERRQRHAQMSTDRGGGGEGKKRSADRDRQQSPVQKSAKHSKKSTTHESKREEKKKGGDDGRPRVSKDSPSKEEEDFFETPTMSFESFLTYDAPTSVKKKKKPSSSSSSSSHSRPSSSSVSSSHHTRTPLPSSSSSSSSSKASKANGTQSTKRSHSGSSSAAATPEKRKRVVEAVPILPEIPLPAIQPNYRPLPSIDVTPLSPQRRKVPVCNDEEDAGFTGKRFNSKMVVYSGSKTSYLPRMMTLYEQCIRVLQNNIDSIAEVGGVPFEILEPVLERCTPEQLYRIEQSNQWFTEESDELWMRHCRRDFKRESPQEYESWREMYLRLHDEREERLKLLTQNISSAHANKPKGRQVKMAFVNSVAKPPRDVRRRQEKFGTLSGSSTAASTAAAAPIKIRPANIDYSGESSRSTSSQLNPSPSSSRSSALGGGGGGGGGGGAGPAARDKPQVKKIAPMMAKTIKAFKNRFSRR, via the exons ATGGCGGAGGAACTGCTGGAAGCAGTGGACAGACTTCGGGCTCGGCTCCTGGAGACTCCGGAGCCTCGAAAG cttCTAAAGACGTTCAAACGTCTGGGGGAACTTCCCATGACTGTGGACATCCTGGTG GAAACTGGAGTGGGGAAGACTGTGAATTCTTTTAGGAAACATGAAGTAGCTGGAGATGTGGCCAAAAGCCTCGTAGCCAAATGGAAGAAACTGGTTCCTCAGtctgcagacag ACCCACCAACAGCCACATCAAAGAGGCACcgcggtcacacacacactctcgagGCCCAGAggcaggtggtggtggtagcGGCGGAGAAGGAGGCCACAGACGAACCCGGGAACCCTCCCCTGAAGATGAGCCGCCctacatggaggaggaggaggaggaagaagaggaggagagaggctaTCACACGAACTACTCGCCCTCACCTCCTCATCAACACGAGCAGTACAGCCCTCCACAGCGAGAAGGCTATCAGTCGGACGAGTACGAGAGCCCCGAGCCcgagccagagccagagcccGAGCctagtcctcctcctcctcgcaaAGAGGTCCGCTACACCAAACCCAACAAAGAACCCAACAAGAACCACCATCACAGTTCCCACGGCgacaaaaacagagacagagacgaggAGCGGCGGCAACGTCATGCACAGATGAGTACTGATcgaggagggggaggtgaagGAAAGAAACGCAgcgcagacagagacagacagcagagtccTGTACAGAAGTCTGCAAAGCACAGCAAGAAGTCCACCACGCACGAGAgcaagagggaggagaagaagaaaggaggagatgaCG GGCGGCCGCGAGTTTCCAAGGACTCTCCAtccaaggaggaggaggactttTTTGAGACTCCCACCATGTCCTTCGAGTCTTTTCTCACGTACGACGCCCCGACGTctgtcaagaagaagaagaagccgtcgtcatcgtcgtcatcctCGTCTCACAGTCGGCCGTCTTCATCCTCCGTCTCGTCCTCCCATCATACACGCACCCCTctgccctcctcttcctcctcctcctcttcctccaaaGCGAGCAAAGCTAACGGCACTCAGAGCACCAAGAGGTCGCATTCAGGCTCCAGTTCAGCTGCAGCGACACCTGAAAAACGCAAGAGG GTTGTGGAGGCCGTTCCGATTCTTCCTGAAATCCCTCTGCCAGCTATTCAACCCAATTACAGACCTCTGCCCTCCATCGACGTCACGCCGCTGTCCCCTCAGAGACGGAAAG TTCCTGTCTGCAACGATGAGGAGGACGCCGGGTTCACAGGGAAGCGATTCAACTCTAAGATGGTCGTCTACTCAGGATCCAAGACCTCCTACTTACCCAGGATGATGACTTTGTACGAGCAGTGCATCCGTGTGCTGCAGAACAACATCGACT CCATCGCCGAGGTGGGAGGAGTGCCGTTCGAGATCCTGGAGCCGGTGCTGGAGCGATGTACGCCCGAGCAGCTGTACCGCATCGAGCAGAGCaaccag TGGTTCACGGAGGAATCTGACGAGCTGTGGATGCGCCACTGTCGGCGGGACTTCAAGCGCGAGTCTCCTCAGGAGTACGAGTCGTGGAGGGAGATGTACCTGAGGCTGCACGACGAGCGCGAGGAGCGTCTGAAGCTGCTCACCCAGAACATCTCATCCGCACACGCCAACAAGCCAAAAG GGCGGCAGGTTAAGATGGCGTTTGTGAACTCTGTCGCCAAACCGCCGCGGGACGTCCGCCGCCGACAGGAGAAGTTCGGCACCCTCAGCGGTTCATCCACAGCCGCCTCCACCGCGGCTGCAGCTCCCATCAA AATAAGACCAGCGAACATCGACTATTCTGGTGAATCCAGCCGCTCCACTTCCTCCCAACTTAACCCGTCTCCCAGCTCGTCTCGCTCCTCAGCActaggaggaggtggaggaggtggaggtggaggtggagcaggacCCGCCGCCCGTGACAAGCCACAGGTCAAAA AAATCGCCCCCATGATGGCCAAAACTATCAAAGCTTTCAAGAACAGATTCTCCCGCCGATAG
- the pithd1 gene encoding PITH domain-containing protein 1, giving the protein MSGHGHGHGHGCVCEAEHEPAERGLEYGLYRRIDVEKLQCLNESRDGDGKLVFKPWDQRKERDKYVESDADEELLFNIPFTGSVKLKGIIISGEDDDSHPAEIRLYKNIPQMSFDDTGREPEQAFRLNRDPLAELEYPTKIARFSSVQHLSIHISKNFGSESTRVYYIGLRGEFSEAYRHEVTICSYEATANPADHKVESIIPQTNFIS; this is encoded by the exons ATGTCCGGTCACGGTCACGGTCACGGACACGGCTGCGTGTGCGAAGCGGAGCATGAGCCCGCGGAGCGGGGCCTGGAGTACGGACTGTACCGGCGGATCGACGTGGAGAAGCTGCAGTGTCTGAACGAGAGCAGGGACGGAGACGGGAAGCTGGTGTTCAAACCGTGGGATCAACGGAAGGAACGGGACAAG tatgTCGAGAGCGACGcagatgaagagctgctgtTCAACATCCC ttttacCGGCAGCGTGAAGCTGAAAGGCATCATCATCTCTGGAGAGGATGACGACTCTCATCCGGCTGAGATTCGACT GTACAAGAACATCCCACAGATGTCGTTCGACGACACCGGCAGAGAACCCGAACAAGCCTTCAGGCTCAACAGAGACCCCTTAGCTGAGCTGGAGTATCCAACAAA GATCGCTCGTTTTTCCAGTGTCCAGCACCTCTCCATCCACATCTCAAAGAACTTTGGATCAGAGAGCACCAGGGTCTACTACATCGGCCTGAGGGGAGAATTCTCGGAG GCCTACAGACACGAAGTGACGATCTGTAGCTACGAGGCGACGGCGAACCCTGCGGATCACAAAGTGGAGAGCATCATCCCGCAAACCAACTTCATTTCCTGA